From a single Cyclobacterium marinum DSM 745 genomic region:
- a CDS encoding dipeptidase produces the protein MSKRLILDAHLDLSMNAIEWNRDLSKPLSEIRKAEMHMPDKPDRGRGTVCLPELRKGKIGIVVATQLARYSPLDSALAGWNSPQQAWAMTQAQLAWYREMEAIGEMKQILTRKDLNQMVALWEDSSIPDEDKAIGYILNLEGGDSLVTPSYLDRAYDYGLRALGLSHFGPGRYAPGTKSEGPITELGKELLTKMEQYKMILDFTHLTDQGFEQALDLYGGPIWASHHNVRKIVPNQRQLTDEQIKKLVKRGAVIGGMLDCWAMDIRFIDTISDPWQLDIKLEHLVDHWDHICQLVGDSEHIGIGSDLDGIFGTEQSPWDLNSIADLQKYEEILDKRGYSDKDIDNIFHGNFLRFLGKSLPTG, from the coding sequence ATGAGTAAAAGGCTGATTCTGGATGCGCATTTGGATTTATCTATGAATGCCATTGAGTGGAATAGGGACCTAAGTAAGCCGCTTTCTGAGATTAGAAAGGCTGAAATGCATATGCCTGACAAGCCTGATAGGGGAAGAGGTACAGTCTGTTTGCCGGAATTGAGAAAAGGAAAAATTGGTATTGTTGTGGCCACACAATTGGCCAGGTATTCCCCTCTGGACTCCGCACTTGCCGGATGGAATTCTCCTCAACAAGCCTGGGCGATGACTCAAGCCCAACTGGCCTGGTACAGGGAAATGGAAGCAATAGGTGAAATGAAACAGATCTTGACAAGAAAAGACCTGAATCAGATGGTAGCACTTTGGGAGGATAGCAGTATTCCTGATGAAGATAAAGCCATTGGCTATATTTTGAATCTTGAAGGCGGAGATTCTTTGGTGACACCTTCTTATTTAGACAGGGCTTACGATTATGGGCTAAGGGCTTTGGGATTGTCTCATTTCGGTCCGGGAAGATACGCGCCGGGAACCAAATCAGAAGGTCCCATTACTGAATTAGGCAAAGAGCTGCTAACGAAAATGGAGCAGTACAAAATGATTTTAGACTTTACCCACCTTACGGATCAAGGCTTTGAACAAGCATTGGATTTATATGGAGGGCCTATTTGGGCAAGTCACCACAATGTCCGGAAAATTGTACCCAATCAGCGACAGTTAACTGATGAACAGATTAAAAAACTAGTAAAAAGAGGTGCGGTAATAGGTGGTATGTTAGATTGCTGGGCTATGGACATTCGCTTTATAGATACTATTTCTGATCCTTGGCAATTGGATATTAAATTGGAGCATTTGGTGGATCATTGGGATCACATTTGCCAATTGGTTGGAGATAGTGAACACATCGGAATAGGTAGTGATTTGGACGGTATCTTTGGTACAGAGCAGTCTCCATGGGACCTCAACTCAATTGCAGATCTTCAGAAATATGAAGAGATTCTGGATAAAAGAGGATATTCTGATAAGGATATTGATAATATTTTTCACGGAAATTTTCTTCGTTTCTTAGGAAAGTCGCTTCCTACAGGTTAA
- a CDS encoding RidA family protein, with protein MKKIVHPKRDLSFDTGAYSDAILVDGFLFVSGQASVDFETSEFKLGTIEEETQRTLENIKAIIEAAGGTMDNVVKCTVHLSDISEFDRYNKVYASFFKNTKPARITVQSVLAENLKVEIDCTAKIPDSK; from the coding sequence ATGAAAAAGATAGTACACCCTAAAAGAGATTTAAGTTTTGATACCGGCGCTTATTCTGACGCCATTTTGGTTGATGGATTTTTATTCGTTTCCGGCCAAGCTTCGGTAGATTTTGAAACTTCAGAATTTAAACTTGGAACCATCGAAGAGGAGACCCAGAGAACTTTGGAAAATATTAAGGCAATTATAGAAGCTGCAGGAGGTACGATGGATAATGTGGTAAAATGCACGGTTCATTTATCAGATATTTCTGAGTTTGACCGATACAATAAGGTTTATGCCAGCTTTTTTAAAAATACCAAGCCTGCACGAATTACAGTTCAATCTGTATTGGCTGAAAACCTTAAAGTAGAGATCGATTGTACTGCTAAAATACCTGATTCAAAATGA
- a CDS encoding SDR family oxidoreductase: MPDSISADFTASPFSLEGKTIWVVGGTGYLGQAVTHFLCREGAKVLCIDREDKSFVFAEEAKLGSLLIPSKFDLSVTKAIPGFVAENNEKYGCPDGLVNLAFAASGKSLDKLEAQDFDQVIHSELTATFLLARAVGLLMEVKQSGSIVLFGSMYGMGSPDQNIYAPPLVPNPIEYGVGKAGIIQMARYLGMHFGPKNIRCNSISPGPFPNGKVQKDHPDFIKCLEKRTFLGRVGRATEVAGSVGFLLSNASTYITGHNLVVDGGWTAW, from the coding sequence ATGCCTGATTCAATATCCGCTGATTTCACTGCCTCTCCGTTTTCTCTGGAAGGGAAAACTATTTGGGTTGTGGGAGGGACTGGGTATTTGGGTCAAGCCGTAACCCATTTCCTTTGTAGGGAAGGCGCCAAGGTTTTATGCATTGACCGGGAGGACAAGTCCTTTGTTTTTGCGGAGGAAGCCAAATTGGGAAGTCTTTTGATTCCTTCTAAATTTGACCTTTCAGTTACTAAAGCTATCCCTGGATTTGTAGCTGAGAATAATGAGAAATATGGCTGTCCTGATGGTTTGGTAAACCTTGCCTTTGCGGCCAGTGGAAAGTCCCTAGACAAGTTGGAAGCACAGGACTTTGACCAAGTAATCCATAGTGAACTTACCGCCACCTTTTTACTTGCAAGGGCCGTAGGGCTATTGATGGAGGTCAAGCAATCGGGCAGCATCGTATTGTTCGGGAGTATGTACGGAATGGGCTCACCTGACCAAAATATATATGCACCTCCTTTGGTACCTAATCCTATTGAATACGGAGTAGGTAAGGCCGGGATTATTCAGATGGCGCGGTACCTAGGCATGCATTTTGGTCCCAAGAATATACGGTGCAACAGTATTTCCCCGGGTCCATTCCCCAACGGTAAGGTTCAAAAAGATCATCCGGATTTTATCAAATGTTTGGAGAAAAGGACATTTTTAGGAAGGGTTGGTAGGGCCACTGAAGTGGCTGGATCTGTAGGTTTTTTGCTCTCCAATGCTTCTACATATATTACCGGGCACAACTTGGTGGTAGATGGCGGATGGACAGCATGGTAA
- a CDS encoding SDR family oxidoreductase, with product MDVKELLSLKGKVIVVTGGSGQYGKCLVEGLAEAGGTVITTSRDLTSAEKTAATFKAKGLDVFAMEVDQGDSTSVTKFTQQLKEKFGKLHVFVNNAVSRPMKGYNRPLEEFDESMRVNATGMWDLLKAMTDLIIASGGGSVINISSMMGMKGPDLSNYEGTSMGDLPPDYFFHNAGLINLSRFMAKMNAGKNIRFNCISPGGLFNNQPEQFVANYNKKVPMGRMANTDDIKGLAVLLASEAGAYINGENILMDGGLNA from the coding sequence ATGGACGTTAAAGAATTATTGAGCTTAAAGGGTAAGGTCATTGTTGTTACCGGAGGTTCCGGTCAATATGGTAAATGCTTGGTAGAAGGGTTGGCAGAAGCAGGTGGAACTGTGATCACCACATCCAGGGATTTAACTTCTGCAGAAAAAACGGCTGCCACCTTCAAAGCCAAAGGACTGGATGTTTTTGCCATGGAAGTGGACCAAGGGGACAGCACTTCAGTAACAAAGTTTACCCAACAGTTAAAGGAGAAATTTGGGAAACTTCATGTGTTTGTAAACAATGCTGTGTCCAGGCCTATGAAGGGTTACAACCGACCTCTGGAAGAGTTTGATGAATCAATGCGGGTAAATGCAACAGGAATGTGGGATTTACTAAAGGCAATGACAGACTTGATTATCGCTAGTGGAGGTGGGTCTGTGATTAATATTAGTTCGATGATGGGAATGAAAGGTCCGGACCTCTCCAATTATGAAGGTACCAGTATGGGAGACTTGCCTCCTGATTATTTTTTTCATAACGCAGGCTTAATCAATTTAAGTCGGTTCATGGCTAAAATGAATGCAGGGAAAAATATCCGATTCAATTGTATTTCTCCCGGAGGTTTGTTCAACAACCAACCTGAGCAATTTGTTGCCAATTACAATAAGAAGGTACCAATGGGTAGGATGGCCAATACTGATGATATCAAAGGTTTGGCAGTTTTATTGGCTTCTGAAGCAGGAGCTTATATCAATGGCGAGAATATATTAATGGATGGAGGACTTAATGCCTGA
- a CDS encoding Gfo/Idh/MocA family protein, with the protein MLKIGMIGMSPGNAHPYSWSSIINGTFDEDIINEIGYPAVSDYLQANQDTLGIPGAKVSHVWTQDLEISNSIAKNAGITHVVENLEDMIGEVDAVILGRDDPEHHVAMAKPFLEANVPLFIDKPLVYSREDLAYFTEQHQLGKVFMSCSSMRYSQECRTVKTGIKPLGKIRLVTAVGKKDWKKYGVHLLEALFSTLDDPQPVKVQHIGEVDEDIVLVTFENGVKATVHLFKDICGTFQLSFFGENGWKMADIQNSYSMFRDNLIVFIEALKGEKPYLGFEKTSAIMEVVIGAKESFENGGIVVNIAKDGR; encoded by the coding sequence ATGCTAAAAATAGGAATGATAGGAATGAGTCCTGGAAATGCCCACCCTTATTCCTGGTCATCGATCATCAATGGAACTTTTGATGAGGATATAATTAATGAAATAGGGTATCCTGCAGTTTCGGATTATTTACAAGCCAATCAAGATACCCTTGGCATTCCGGGAGCCAAAGTAAGTCATGTGTGGACGCAAGATCTTGAGATTAGCAATAGTATTGCTAAAAATGCAGGGATTACCCATGTAGTGGAGAATTTGGAAGACATGATTGGAGAGGTGGATGCGGTTATCCTTGGTAGAGATGATCCTGAACATCACGTGGCGATGGCTAAGCCTTTTTTAGAGGCAAATGTACCTCTTTTTATAGACAAGCCATTGGTTTATTCCAGAGAGGATCTGGCCTATTTCACTGAACAGCATCAATTGGGAAAAGTATTTATGTCATGTTCATCCATGAGGTATTCACAGGAATGCAGAACAGTCAAAACAGGGATAAAGCCTCTTGGGAAAATTCGTTTGGTGACAGCGGTAGGCAAAAAAGATTGGAAAAAATATGGTGTACACCTCTTGGAAGCACTATTTAGCACCTTAGATGATCCACAGCCGGTTAAGGTACAGCATATAGGGGAAGTAGATGAAGACATTGTTTTGGTTACCTTCGAGAATGGAGTCAAGGCAACGGTTCATTTGTTCAAGGATATTTGTGGCACTTTTCAATTAAGCTTTTTTGGAGAAAATGGTTGGAAGATGGCTGATATACAGAATTCCTATTCCATGTTTAGGGACAATCTAATTGTATTTATTGAAGCATTGAAAGGAGAGAAGCCCTATTTGGGATTTGAAAAAACCTCTGCGATTATGGAAGTGGTCATTGGAGCCAAGGAGAGTTTTGAAAATGGGGGTATAGTTGTTAATATAGCAAAAGATGGACGTTAA
- a CDS encoding aldo/keto reductase, giving the protein MKLSVLGNTGIEVSQIAFGGVEIGLPYGPGIHSEKDMLQETEAIALLLQALDKGVNFFDTARMYGKSEELIGKAFRHRREEVVICTKCQHLKNSAGELPDDKTLAHIIRGSLEESLVALRMDYVDVLMLHQADLSILKNETVCRTFEDLKKEGLTKSIGASTYTVKESETAINSGLWEVIQLPFNLLDQRQAEIFDLGAKKGVGMVVRSVLMRGMLSDRGKNLKAPLAAIEHHISQYANLAAKEGMTLPEYATRYVLDQDKITSVLVGIDKPVYLENALETAGLPALNKKLLAGAIPFPDPEFINIPYWDRMGWL; this is encoded by the coding sequence ATGAAGCTAAGTGTATTAGGAAATACCGGAATAGAAGTCTCCCAAATTGCTTTCGGGGGTGTGGAAATCGGTCTGCCATATGGCCCCGGGATTCATTCAGAGAAAGATATGTTGCAGGAAACGGAGGCGATTGCTCTATTGCTTCAAGCTCTGGATAAAGGGGTTAATTTTTTTGATACAGCTAGGATGTATGGCAAAAGTGAGGAATTGATTGGCAAAGCTTTTCGCCATAGGCGGGAGGAAGTCGTTATTTGCACCAAATGTCAACATTTGAAAAATTCTGCTGGAGAATTGCCTGATGACAAAACCCTGGCGCACATAATAAGAGGCTCACTTGAAGAGAGTTTAGTAGCCTTGAGGATGGATTATGTGGATGTACTGATGTTACACCAAGCGGATTTAAGCATTTTAAAGAATGAGACAGTCTGCAGAACCTTTGAAGATTTGAAAAAGGAAGGTTTAACCAAGTCCATAGGGGCTTCCACCTATACAGTAAAGGAGTCGGAAACAGCAATCAACTCAGGTTTGTGGGAAGTTATTCAACTGCCTTTTAACTTATTGGATCAGCGGCAGGCGGAGATTTTTGATTTGGGAGCTAAAAAAGGCGTAGGTATGGTTGTTCGCTCAGTATTGATGAGAGGAATGTTAAGTGACCGAGGAAAAAACCTTAAAGCACCCTTGGCTGCAATAGAACATCATATTTCGCAATATGCGAACTTGGCTGCGAAAGAGGGCATGACATTGCCCGAATATGCCACCCGCTATGTGTTAGACCAAGACAAAATTACTTCGGTATTGGTGGGGATTGATAAACCTGTTTATTTAGAAAATGCCCTAGAAACTGCAGGCTTGCCTGCCTTAAATAAAAAACTGCTTGCAGGTGCCATCCCTTTTCCGGATCCGGAATTTATCAATATTCCTTATTGGGACAGGATGGGTTGGCTTTAG
- a CDS encoding HpcH/HpaI aldolase family protein, with amino-acid sequence MTIKMRESLVLKKLRNGENVCSFKVNLADARVVEIAAQAGFDCLWLDQEHIGQDWSILASQIWAAKSQGKDTLVRVPRGSYSDYVKPLELDASGIMVPHVMSLADAKKVIEMTRFHPIGKRAIDGGNADGAYAAGNFKAYLKDANQQRFVIFQIEDPEPLEDLEEIAKLDGFDMLFFGPGDFSQAIGAPGDMDHPKIQEARKKVVDVARKYGKFAGTTGPITKVAAYQDMGYQFISIGADVLTLTKYCADLVAGFGNAAEKVNNEKGYYGAKK; translated from the coding sequence ATGACTATAAAAATGAGAGAAAGCCTAGTGCTTAAGAAATTAAGGAACGGAGAGAATGTTTGTTCTTTCAAAGTAAACTTGGCAGACGCCCGCGTTGTTGAAATTGCTGCACAAGCAGGATTCGACTGTTTGTGGCTGGATCAGGAGCACATTGGCCAGGATTGGTCCATATTGGCTTCTCAAATTTGGGCTGCTAAATCTCAGGGGAAAGATACTCTAGTAAGGGTTCCTAGGGGAAGTTACAGTGATTATGTAAAACCCTTAGAGCTCGATGCCAGTGGGATAATGGTTCCTCATGTCATGAGCCTGGCCGATGCCAAAAAGGTCATTGAAATGACACGGTTTCATCCCATTGGAAAACGTGCAATTGATGGGGGAAATGCGGATGGAGCTTATGCTGCCGGAAATTTTAAAGCGTACCTAAAGGATGCTAACCAACAGCGTTTCGTTATTTTTCAAATTGAAGATCCTGAACCATTAGAAGATTTGGAGGAAATCGCCAAATTAGATGGTTTTGATATGTTGTTTTTTGGTCCGGGAGATTTCAGTCAGGCCATTGGAGCTCCAGGAGACATGGACCACCCAAAGATTCAAGAAGCCAGAAAAAAGGTGGTAGATGTCGCAAGGAAATATGGCAAATTTGCCGGGACCACAGGCCCTATAACCAAGGTAGCTGCATACCAAGATATGGGATATCAGTTTATAAGCATCGGAGCAGATGTTTTGACTCTCACGAAGTATTGTGCTGACCTGGTAGCTGGTTTTGGAAATGCAGCTGAGAAGGTGAACAATGAAAAGGGGTATTACGGCGCCAAAAAATGA
- a CDS encoding SIP domain-containing protein codes for MGIIENIIKKVVLQEALIVDKTKLSEAVYKIRLKSDTFTKVDFVPGYFLRLGIGIGKEDLSMKDKIRSYSVWDLNIKEGFLDLAIATHSKGIGAQWVEKRQPGDQVYFKWKKGKFLVDHSADSYLMVGDLSALSHLYVIQRNLEKGKQIEGIIYSSNKKEMFSDTDKSKPFGFYEMPLNPQKEIIALIKEKVEKMEGKKMVYIAGDSRICVQLNNFFRKELGWDSNQVKTKPFWNPQKKGLE; via the coding sequence ATGGGGATAATTGAGAACATAATAAAAAAAGTGGTGCTTCAGGAAGCATTGATAGTGGACAAAACCAAATTGTCGGAAGCAGTCTATAAGATTCGTTTGAAATCAGACACTTTCACTAAGGTAGATTTTGTTCCGGGGTATTTTTTACGTTTGGGGATTGGAATTGGCAAGGAAGACCTTTCCATGAAAGACAAAATTAGAAGTTATAGTGTATGGGATCTTAACATAAAGGAAGGTTTTTTGGATTTGGCCATAGCTACCCACAGCAAGGGTATAGGAGCCCAGTGGGTAGAAAAAAGGCAACCGGGTGATCAAGTCTATTTTAAATGGAAAAAAGGAAAATTTCTAGTTGACCATTCCGCTGATAGTTACCTTATGGTAGGAGATTTATCCGCTTTGTCTCATTTGTATGTCATTCAGAGAAACCTAGAGAAAGGGAAGCAAATTGAAGGTATTATTTACAGTTCTAACAAAAAGGAAATGTTTTCAGATACTGACAAATCCAAACCATTTGGTTTCTATGAAATGCCTTTAAATCCCCAAAAAGAAATTATAGCCTTGATCAAAGAAAAGGTAGAAAAGATGGAAGGGAAGAAAATGGTTTATATTGCCGGAGACAGTAGAATTTGTGTTCAGTTAAATAACTTTTTTAGAAAAGAGTTGGGCTGGGACAGCAATCAAGTCAAAACCAAGCCATTTTGGAATCCTCAGAAAAAAGGTCTTGAGTAA
- a CDS encoding SDR family oxidoreductase: MKIAITSASGKLGASIVNELIKEVGDNQVIGIARTPKNAKQLGIEIRKGDYNSRDQFNEALKGIDTVLLVSGMDDPEKRIQQHRNVIDAAKQNGVKKIVYTSIIGDEENTAFSPIVKSNRQTEKDIQASGLLWAIGRNGIYIEPDIEYIGHYIEEGEIRNCAGTGKCSYTSRGELAKAYTQMLLEDEHNGQIYNLGGRPITQQELADIINEVYGTRLFYHQVSVEAYRKERTAALGDFIGTVIAGIYEGIEQGANDVPSDFEKAIGRPHQEPLAMVKAVKDGMTRGE, translated from the coding sequence ATGAAAATAGCAATTACATCAGCCAGTGGGAAATTAGGAGCTTCCATTGTGAACGAATTGATTAAAGAAGTGGGTGATAACCAAGTCATCGGAATTGCCAGAACCCCGAAAAATGCGAAACAACTTGGAATTGAGATCAGGAAAGGAGATTACAACAGTCGAGATCAATTCAACGAAGCATTGAAAGGAATTGATACCGTGTTATTGGTTTCGGGAATGGATGACCCTGAAAAGAGAATCCAGCAACATAGAAATGTGATTGACGCAGCAAAACAAAACGGCGTTAAAAAAATTGTTTATACCAGTATTATTGGGGACGAAGAAAACACTGCATTTAGTCCTATCGTTAAAAGCAACAGGCAAACTGAGAAGGATATTCAAGCATCAGGTCTTCTTTGGGCAATCGGAAGAAATGGGATTTACATCGAACCTGATATTGAATACATTGGGCACTATATCGAAGAGGGTGAAATCAGAAATTGTGCAGGTACGGGCAAATGTTCTTATACAAGTAGAGGTGAATTAGCCAAGGCTTATACCCAAATGTTGTTGGAAGATGAACACAATGGACAAATTTATAACCTAGGAGGAAGACCCATTACTCAACAAGAATTGGCTGACATTATCAATGAAGTGTATGGAACCCGGTTGTTTTACCATCAGGTGTCGGTAGAAGCCTATAGGAAAGAAAGAACAGCAGCCCTAGGTGATTTTATAGGGACTGTAATCGCCGGAATTTATGAAGGCATAGAGCAGGGGGCCAATGACGTGCCTTCTGATTTCGAAAAGGCAATTGGTAGACCCCACCAAGAACCATTGGCAATGGTGAAAGCAGTAAAGGATGGGATGACAAGAGGGGAGTAG
- a CDS encoding BaiN/RdsA family NAD(P)/FAD-dependent oxidoreductase, whose protein sequence is MKKITIIGGGAAALLFAAHIDTAKYKVTLCEQKKTLGRKFLVAGEGGLNLTYNTSLESLIKPYVPSEFMSPALQRFTNKDLINWLKKLNVPTFVGSSNRVFPERGIKPIEVLNKITAYLVAKDIQFRLNTQWLGWDKDGQLQFDKDQKIDSDIVVFALGGASWKVTGADGVWKKKFEDKGIKVQPLRAANCAFEVAWGKGFIEAHEGKPLKNIALSFGNQLIKGELNISKFGLEGNAIYALSREIQDVLRLKKEAIVYLDLKPGLTMAQLKAKFNGSRQTKITGVLSKALNLDRTSIALLKQFCDKYTFSNPDLLLQTIKAVPIKLKSAGPLDEAISTIGGIALDEIDSHFQVKKMPNVYAIGEMLDWYAPTGGYLLQGCFSMGYTLADFLNGLNVEEV, encoded by the coding sequence ATGAAAAAAATTACCATTATAGGTGGAGGTGCTGCAGCGCTGCTATTCGCTGCGCATATTGACACGGCAAAATATAAGGTAACCTTGTGTGAGCAAAAAAAGACCTTGGGAAGGAAGTTTTTGGTAGCCGGGGAAGGTGGTTTGAATTTGACTTACAATACTAGTTTGGAATCACTTATTAAACCCTATGTGCCAAGTGAATTTATGTCGCCCGCTTTGCAACGGTTTACAAATAAGGATCTGATAAATTGGTTGAAAAAGCTTAATGTACCCACCTTTGTAGGGTCAAGTAACCGTGTTTTTCCTGAAAGGGGAATAAAACCCATTGAGGTGCTCAATAAAATTACAGCCTATTTAGTTGCCAAGGACATTCAGTTCCGATTGAATACCCAGTGGTTGGGCTGGGATAAAGATGGACAATTACAATTTGATAAGGACCAAAAAATTGATTCCGATATTGTAGTTTTTGCTTTAGGTGGGGCAAGCTGGAAAGTGACTGGGGCTGATGGAGTATGGAAGAAGAAATTTGAAGATAAAGGAATAAAGGTCCAACCACTAAGGGCTGCCAATTGCGCCTTTGAAGTTGCTTGGGGCAAGGGATTTATTGAAGCACATGAAGGTAAACCTCTAAAAAACATTGCTTTGTCCTTTGGTAATCAATTGATTAAGGGTGAGTTAAATATTTCTAAGTTTGGACTGGAGGGCAATGCGATCTATGCCCTAAGTCGTGAAATTCAAGATGTCTTGCGGTTAAAAAAGGAGGCTATTGTCTATTTGGATTTGAAGCCCGGGCTAACGATGGCTCAGTTGAAAGCGAAATTCAATGGTTCGCGGCAGACTAAAATAACAGGTGTTTTAAGTAAAGCGCTCAACCTTGATCGTACTTCCATTGCTTTATTAAAACAATTTTGTGACAAATATACATTTTCAAATCCCGATTTACTTCTTCAAACGATCAAAGCTGTGCCCATTAAGCTTAAATCTGCCGGACCATTGGACGAAGCAATTTCTACCATTGGTGGAATAGCGTTGGATGAAATTGATTCACATTTTCAAGTAAAAAAAATGCCCAATGTTTATGCCATTGGGGAGATGCTGGACTGGTATGCGCCCACTGGAGGGTATTTACTTCAAGGCTGCTTCAGTATGGGCTATACACTGGCTGATTTCTTGAATGGATTAAATGTTGAGGAAGTATAG
- a CDS encoding dihydrodipicolinate synthase family protein, protein MDREKKFQPRQELYPLKGIVTVLNTPFTKYDSIDFDSLERNVNEALKAGVAGFLVPAMAAEVYKLTASERQSMLALVLGTVNGKVPVIGGAGEQDLDNSKKLLKSYLDLGCKNVLFQIPFVDENQFRKHFMDLADLSPEMIMLQDWDATGSGLPDKLICELFNEVPTFRCLKIETVPAGPKYSRILKLTQGKLNVSGGWAVSQMMDGLNRGVHAFMPTGMHWIYTKIYHQFEMGETQEAESLFKTILPVLNFSNQSLDLSIHFFKRLLYRQGIYTQPNVRFPIGPFDGEQRRQADMLIDQVIQIEDELKTEKG, encoded by the coding sequence ATGGATAGAGAAAAAAAATTCCAGCCAAGGCAGGAGCTTTATCCTTTAAAAGGAATTGTTACGGTACTCAATACGCCATTTACGAAATACGATAGCATTGATTTTGATTCCCTAGAAAGGAATGTTAATGAAGCGCTGAAGGCTGGTGTAGCAGGTTTTTTGGTGCCTGCAATGGCAGCAGAAGTATATAAATTGACAGCTTCTGAACGACAAAGCATGTTAGCTTTGGTGTTAGGAACTGTGAATGGTAAAGTGCCTGTGATTGGTGGAGCCGGAGAACAGGATTTGGACAATAGTAAAAAGCTTTTAAAATCATATTTGGATTTAGGCTGTAAAAATGTATTGTTCCAAATTCCTTTTGTTGACGAAAATCAGTTTCGAAAGCACTTTATGGATTTGGCGGATTTATCCCCTGAAATGATTATGCTTCAAGATTGGGATGCTACCGGAAGTGGCTTGCCGGATAAATTGATCTGTGAGTTATTCAATGAGGTCCCTACTTTTCGTTGTCTAAAAATAGAAACTGTTCCTGCCGGGCCCAAATACTCACGTATTCTAAAACTTACCCAAGGAAAACTAAATGTCAGTGGAGGTTGGGCTGTTTCTCAAATGATGGACGGGCTTAATAGGGGTGTCCATGCATTTATGCCCACCGGTATGCATTGGATTTACACCAAAATATACCACCAATTTGAAATGGGCGAAACTCAGGAGGCTGAATCCTTATTCAAAACAATTTTACCTGTATTGAATTTTTCTAATCAGAGTTTAGACCTTTCAATCCATTTTTTTAAGCGATTATTATACAGGCAAGGCATCTATACACAGCCTAATGTTCGGTTCCCAATTGGACCATTTGATGGTGAACAAAGAAGGCAGGCTGACATGCTAATTGATCAAGTTATACAGATTGAGGATGAACTAAAAACGGAAAAAGGCTAG
- a CDS encoding beta-galactosidase has protein sequence MRRFFLTFFYLVCLSCNRIEAPKVENNSGIYKPKGLYSSSFGNETALDNAHVNGALIRVKWNDIEPEEGIYDFSLIDQFLLSIQERNLEWSLGIIAGESSPLWLFEDEKVDSFEITDFYGNVKVIPKMWDNQVIVKLNQLALALAAKYGNDEDLGLVYVPQMTANGIEGHFNGVSETVLINAGFTADKWVNAVKSTAVNFAMAFPDKAIAVEVHDLINDSAIPNQIITDLWNDSSLNQRVGAAIWWISGKTTYQPNLLAALTAFPGDIYAQAIGRSDQKERFKDGDYSTMMAQAKAMGVRYIELWEYEFVNNTFPNEFSDFNAYANATYD, from the coding sequence ATGAGAAGATTTTTTTTAACTTTCTTCTATTTGGTTTGCCTTTCATGCAATCGTATTGAAGCACCCAAAGTTGAAAATAACAGCGGTATTTACAAACCAAAGGGTTTGTATTCAAGTTCATTTGGAAATGAAACAGCCTTGGATAATGCCCATGTCAATGGTGCTTTAATTCGTGTGAAATGGAATGATATTGAACCGGAGGAAGGTATATATGATTTTTCATTGATTGATCAATTTCTTTTATCAATTCAAGAAAGAAATCTGGAATGGAGTTTAGGAATAATTGCGGGAGAAAGTAGCCCTTTATGGTTGTTTGAAGATGAAAAAGTTGACTCATTTGAAATTACTGATTTTTATGGCAATGTAAAGGTAATACCGAAAATGTGGGACAATCAGGTTATTGTCAAATTAAATCAATTGGCTTTGGCCTTGGCAGCTAAATATGGAAATGATGAAGACCTAGGCTTGGTCTATGTCCCGCAAATGACTGCTAATGGCATTGAAGGCCACTTTAATGGAGTGTCCGAAACTGTTCTTATCAATGCAGGATTCACTGCTGACAAATGGGTGAATGCCGTTAAGTCGACAGCTGTAAACTTTGCAATGGCCTTCCCTGATAAAGCCATTGCAGTAGAAGTCCATGACCTTATCAATGACAGTGCTATTCCAAATCAAATTATAACAGACTTATGGAATGACAGTTCTTTGAATCAGCGAGTTGGAGCCGCAATTTGGTGGATTTCCGGTAAGACAACTTACCAACCCAATTTATTGGCCGCATTAACCGCTTTTCCGGGTGATATTTATGCCCAAGCAATTGGCAGGTCTGATCAAAAAGAAAGATTTAAAGACGGTGATTACAGCACAATGATGGCTCAGGCAAAGGCCATGGGGGTAAGGTATATAGAACTTTGGGAATATGAATTTGTAAACAATACTTTTCCAAATGAATTTTCTGATTTTAATGCCTACGCCAATGCTACTTATGATTAG